From a region of the Oryza sativa Japonica Group chromosome 6, ASM3414082v1 genome:
- the LOC4341882 gene encoding auxin response factor 18, which translates to MITFVDSAAKERERESDKCLDPQLWHACAGGMVQMPPVSSKVYYFPQGHAEHAQGHGPVEFPGGRVPALVLCRVAGVRFMADPDTDEVFAKIRLVPVRANEQGYAGDADDGIGAAAAAAAQEEKPASFAKTLTQSDANNGGGFSVPRYCAETIFPRLDYSADPPVQTVLAKDVHGVVWKFRHIYRGTPRRHLLTTGWSTFVNQKKLVAGDSIVFMRTENGDLCVGIRRAKKGGVGGPEFLPPPPPPPPTPAAGGNYGGFSMFLRGDDDGNKMAAAARGKVRARVRPEEVVEAANLAVSGQPFEVVYYPRASTPEFCVKAGAVRAAMRTQWFAGMRFKMAFETEDSSRISWFMGTVSAVQVADPIRWPNSPWRLLQVSWDEPDLLQNVKRVSPWLVELVSNMPAIHLAPFSPPRKKLCVPLYPELPIDGQFPTPMFHGNPLARGVGPMCYFPDGTPAGIQGARHAQFGISLSDLHLNKLQSSLSPHGLHQLDHGMQPRIAAGLIIGHPAARDDISCLLTIGSPQNNKKSDGKKAPAQLMLFGKPILTEQQISLGDAASVDVKKSSSDGNAENTVNKSNSDVSSPRSNQNGTTDNLSCGGVPLCQDNKVLDVGLETGHCKVFMQSEDVGRTLDLSVVGSYEELYRRLADMFGIEKAELMSHVFYRDAAGALKHTGDEPFSEFTKTARRLNILTDTSGDNLAR; encoded by the exons ATGATAACTTTCGTGGATTCCGCGGCGaaggagcgggagcgggagagTGACAAGTGCTTGGACCCGCAGCTGTGGCACGCCTGCGCCGGCGGCATGGTCCAGATGCCGCCGGTGAGCTCCAAGGTGTACTACTTCCCGCAAGGCCACGCCGAGCACGCGCAGGGGCATGGCCCCGTCGAGTTCCCGGGCGGGCGCGTCCCGGCGCTCGTGCTCTGCCGCGTCGCGGGCGTCAGGTTCATGGCCGATCCGGACACCGACGAGGTGTTCGCCAAGATCCGCCTCGTCCCCGTCCGCGCCAACGAGCAGGGCTACGCCGGTGACGCCGACGACGGCattggcgccgccgcggccgcggcggcgcaggaggagaAGCCCGCGTCGTTCGCCAAGACGCTCACGCAGTCCGACGCCAACAACGGCGGGGGGTTCTCCGTGCCGCGCTACTGCGCCGAGACCATCTTCCCGCGTCTCGACTACTCCGCCGATCCCCCCGTCCAGACCGTCCTCGCCAAGGACGTCCATGGCGTGGTCTGGAAGTTCCGCCACATCTACCGCGGCACGCCGAGGCGCCACCTCCTCACCACGGGGTGGAGCACCTTCGTGAACCAGAagaagctcgtcgccggcgactccATCGTGTTCATGCGCACCGAGAACGGGGATCTCTGCGTCGGCATCCGCCGCGCCAAGAAAGGGGGCGTGGGAGGCCCGGAgttcctgccgccgccgccgccgccgccgccgacacctgCCGCCGGCGGCAATTACGGCGGGTTCTCCATGTTCCTgaggggcgacgacgacggcaacaagatggcggcggcggccaggggcAAGGTCAGAGCCCGTGTCCGGCCAGAGGAGGTCGTCGAGGCGGCCAATCTCGCCGTGAGCGGGCAACCATTCGAGGTCGTCTACTACCCGAGGGCGAGCACGCCGGAGTTCTGCGTGAAGGCCGGGGCGGTCAGAGCGGCGATGCGGACGCAGTGGTTCGCCGGCATGAGGTTCAAGATGGCATTCGAGACGGAGGACTCATCAAGGATCAGCTGGTTCATGGGCACTGTATCGGCCGTGCAGGTTGCTGACCCCATTAGATGGCCTAATTCACCATGGAGGCTTCTTCAG GTTTCATGGGATGAACCGGACTTGTTACAGAATGTGAAGAGGGTGAGCCCATGGTTGGTTGAGCTTGTGTCAAACATGCCGGCCATCCACCTTGCTCCATTCTCGCCTCCACGGAAGAAGCTTTGCGTGCCGTTGTACCCCGAGCTTCCCATCGACGGCCAATTTCCGACACCGATGTTCCATGGAAACCCGCTCGCCCGTGGGGTTGGTCCTATGTGCTATTTCCCGGATGGCACTCCTGCAGGCATACAGGGAGCCAGGCATGCTCAATTTGGTATATCTTTATCAGATCTCCACCTTAACAAACTGCAGTCGAGTCTATCGCCCCACGGCCTTCACCAGCTTGATCACGGCATGCAGCCGAGGATCGCCGCTGGTCTAATTATCGGTCATCCGGCTGCTCGGGATGATATCTCATGCTTGTTGACCATTGGTAGCCCCCAGAACAACAAGAAATCAGATGGCAAGAAGGCGCCAGCCCAGCTGATGCTTTTCGGAAAACCCATACTCACAGAGCAGCAGATATCCTTGGGTGATGCTGCTTCGGTGGATGTTAAGAAGAGCTCTTCTGATGGTAATGCTGAAAATACGGTGAATAAGAGTAACTCCGATGTTTCAAGCCCGAGAAGTAATCAGAATGGCACCACAGATAATTTGTCATGTGGAGGAGTTCCATTGTGCCAAGACAACAAGGTACTTGATGTTGGGCTGGAAACAGGGCACTGCAAGGTATTCATGCAGTCGGAGGATGTCGGGCGCACACTTGATCTCTCTGTTGTTGGTTCATATGAGGAATTATACCGGCGGCTTGCTGACATGTTCGGCATCGAGAAAGCTGAGCTGATGAGTCATGTTTTCTACCGTGATGCGGCTGGGGCACTCAAGCACACTGGAGATGAACCTTTCAG CGAGTTCACGAAGACGGCGCGTAGGCTGAATATACTAACAGATACAAGCGGCGATAACTTAGCGAGGTAG